One Mugil cephalus isolate CIBA_MC_2020 chromosome 8, CIBA_Mcephalus_1.1, whole genome shotgun sequence genomic window carries:
- the lmbrd2a gene encoding G-protein coupled receptor-associated protein LMBRD2a: MSGAALAIVVVVVFCLALYLLQRYGDLRKQQRMVLVGTLLSWYLCFLIVFILPLDVSTTIYKQCVLDNSNHSAALTQARHGNPTKANSSSSPSLSVLRACEKPWSYIPDGVLPVFWRVVYWTSQFLTWLLLPFMQSYARSGAFTRVGKIKTALIENAIYYGTYLLIFISLLIYVAAHPQWKLSWTEFQTIGITAANTWGLFLLVLLLGYGLVEIPRSYWLSSSHDYLLAKTYFKAAKMSSEKAAAEENLADVMEEVASIHESVRDGHSLRKCVDTIFTKCPPDYQEEMIRRGENSAGEHNGIPTKRALVNLHKKVISAVQRHNQTQVQWCILLDEAFHLEDVAKSQSSPLRQFTHSFPSTEYSWIRRFIYTPTVEWYWKCVFRQSSCRLLAVLLCLLSAAVVWSECTFFSTRPVLSLFAVFIQLAEKKYNYVCIEMACFVSILFMCVCVYSTVFRIRVFNYYYLVPHHQTDAYSLQFSGMLFCRLTPPLCLNFLGLIHMDSAISHQDRIQTSYTSIMGSMRVLSFISDGFYIYYPMLVLLLCFATFCNLGSRCLNLLGFQQYITHDDLTSDLVDEGRELIRRERRRRQKAEDGENRKWAWRERYGVQGATGRSRAGYSELKDNSPVTRMKKDVSTFARRDESTDEQQTRWLQDNSSDEGSPSRRSSAGRYLSLSSPPKGIFDDV; this comes from the exons AATCATTCAGCTGCCCTGACTCAAGCAAGACACGGTAATCCAACCAAGGCCAACtcatcttcttctccatctttaAG TGTGCTAAGGGCGTGTGAAAAGCCCTGGAGCTATATCCCAGATGGAGTCCTACCCGTGTTTTGGAGAGTTGTTTATTGGACTTCCCAATTTCTTACATG gctgctgctgcccttCATGCAGTCGTACGCTCGGTCGGGAGCTTTCACCCGAGTCGGGAAGATTAAAACGGCTTTAATTGAGAATGCAATATATTACGGCACCTACCTCCTTATCTTCATCTCCCTGCTCATCTATGTGGCTGCTCATCCACAGTGGAAACTCTCGTG GACAGAGTTCCAGACCATTGGTATTACAGCTGCCAACACCTGGGGCCTCTTCctcctggtgctgctgctgggctACGGCCTGGTGGAGATTCCGCGTTCTTACTGGCTCTCGTCTTCCCATGATTACCTGCTTGCCAAGACCTACTTCAAGGCGGCGAAGATGTCTAGCGAGAAGGCAGCGGCGGAGGAGAACCTAGCAGATGTCATGGAG GAGGTGGCAAGCATACATGAATCTGTCAGGGACGGCCACTCTCTCAGGAAGTGTGTGGACACCATTTTTACAAAG TGTCCCCCTGACTACCAGGAAGAGATGATAAGACGCGGGGAAAACTCTGCTGGCGAGCACAACGGCATTCCCACCAAAAGAGCCTTAGTTAACCTtcataaaaaa gtaaTCTCTGCTGTGCAGAGACACAACCAGACTCAGGTTCAGTGGTGTATCTTATTAGATGAGGCCTTCCATCTGGAGGACGTAGCTAAAAGCCAGAGCAGCCCGCTCCGACAGTTCACACACAGCTTCCCTTCGACGGAGTACAGCTGGATCCGTAGGTTCATCTACACTCCTACCGTTG AGTGGTACTGGAAGTGTGTGTTCAGGCAGAGTTCCTGCAGGCTGCTGGCGgtcctcctgtgtctcctctcCGCAGCAGTAGTCTGGTCCGAGTGCACCTTCTTCAGCACACgccctgtcctctctctgtttgcCGTCTTTATTCAGTTGGCTGAAAAGAAATACAACTACGTCTGTATTGAG ATGGCGTGCTTTGTCAGCATCCTCTTCATGTGCGTGTGCGTCTACTCCACAGTGTTCAGGATACGAGTTTTCAACTACTACTACCTGGTGCCGCATCACCAGACTGATGCTTACAGCCTGCAGTTCAGTGGCAT GTTGTTCTGTCGTCTCACACCTCCTTTGTGCCTCAACTTTCTGGGCCTGATTCACATGGACTCTGCCATCTCGCACCAGGACAGAATCCAGACGTCCTACACCTCT ATCATGGGCTCTATGCGTGTGCTGTCTTTCATATCTGATGGGTTCTACATCTATTATCCCATGCTCGTCTTGCTGCTCTGCTTTGCCACTTTTTGCAA TCTGGGTTCCCGGTGTTTGAACCTCCTGGGCTTCCAGCAGTACATTACGCACGAtgacctgacctctgacctggtGGACGAAGGCAGAGAGCTCATCAGAAGAG aaagaaggagaaggcaGAAAGCGGAAGATGGAGAAAATCGAAAATGG gcctGGAGGGAGCGGTACGGCGTCCAGGGAGCCACAGGTCGTTCCAGAGCTGGCTACTCTGAGTTAAAGGATAACAGTCCTGTAACAAGGATGAAGAAAGATG TTAGCACATTTGCCAGGAGAGACGAAAGCACAGATGAGCAGCAGACACGCTGGCTGCAGGACAACTCCAGTGATGAAGGATCGCCAAGCAGAAG GTCCTCAGCAGGGCGTTACCTGTCACTGTCGTCTCCCCCAAAGGGCATCTTTGATGATGTTTAA